One Glycine max cultivar Williams 82 chromosome 1, Glycine_max_v4.0, whole genome shotgun sequence genomic window, GAAGAAGAACACCATTTTTAGAGAACTCGTTTTAGGATTGaccatcagttttttttttcattgcaaatgctagtttgttagttttgttagaaatgtAAGCATTGACCATCAATAACTTTGTTTTTCTCAGAATTCTATGTAATAAATTTCTTCGATGCTTACGATTCACCATGACATCTCTTTTTTATATAAGGATAGATAAAAAGCTAAAATAAGCTTTGCTGCAAGCCTGCAAATTCTTATTTTGACAACTTGACTCGTATAACAGAGAAATTAATGTTGACTTCAGTTTACTTTGCTAACAACGGAGCTACAAATTCATGCAACCATAAAGCAAAGTCCTACTTGACTACAATGATAGCTGGATAAGCTTCTCCACAAGTACTTGCAGGAGAaaaagataagaagaaaaagtgAAATATGTTTCTTCTACCTAACACATTGGTAAGTATGTTTAAGTCGTAAACAATTGCAGGCAATACATACATTATGAAAGAAAATCAATCAAATGACCAAACTGCTTGGCAATGACACATAAATGTATCACAAATCTATTGTGCTGTAGTCAAGAAAAATCAAGCATTCTAAGGCCATAGGATATCTTATAAACTCTTCTATCACTCtactgatgatgatgatttgagAAAGCCTTCTAGTTCTTTGTAGATGACTGAAGGGGTACAGAGTCACCTTCATTTGTGCTGTCACGGTCTTTCCCAAAAATCTTTGATGCATTCAATATCTGTTTCAATCAACATAtaatttatcacttacaaaCAGTGTGAACATCATAAACAGAGACCTTGCTAGATGCACATATCCACAGCAGAAGTTTACCTTTTGAATTGTGTTTCTCAAGCATGTCTTGTGTTCATCCGCAGAAGCATGTATAAATTCATGAAAGTGATTTCTTAAATTAGACACAAAACTCCCATTCTCAGACTTCTTTCTTTGGCAGAATGAGTCTCTTGATGCTGGTCGTTTCTCATCAGTCTGCTTGTTGTTGGAATCCATTCTAGCGAGCACCTACCACAATTAACGTATCttgcttaaaagttaaaactgaTCCTGAATGCAACTAACACATGCTCTAACTGAAGATTAACTATAGCTGGACCAATATGAgccaattataacaaaattgactaaaagattaaaagaggCATAGTTCATAACAATGAACTGAATCGATTGATTGTTGTTAAAGTTATAATTGATTAACGTTTGTAATTTTGGGAATTAGTATAATGTATTACTCCATGTCTTCATGCACCCCTATGAATTTTATGGGTTACAATTACATTACATGCACAAAATCATGTGCAATCTTGATGAAATACAGTTACATTACAATTACATGCACTTTAGCGTCTAGCCATAAAAAACACAGGACCGTTCAGCTATAGTAGGAGCATGTAAAGAAACTGCTTAATGAAAAGTCAAAACATATACTCTTTAAACACTTCATTCTTCTACAAGATAATGTGTATTTGCGAAGAAAAATGTATACTGGAGGTAAAAGTAGAAATCAATTCTTCAagcttaaaaaattatgattaattttttaaagaaggcATTAAGacattttgatgtttttttaaaaaaaacacataactattaaaaaaatattaacaatactCTTGTTATTACAATTCACAGAAAAACACTTCAACAATTGTTTACCTTACTGTTTGTATGATTACCTGAAAGAAAATAACTGGATgcgaaaaaaaagtaaataaattcttCCCGTgcaataaaaaatcattgtaaTTATTAACGGAACTTCTACGCTAAGCCTATAAAATAGTATCTGTAAACAAGATTCTTAAGGAAAAAAACAGTGACTACCAGAAGTACGGAATTAAAGACAGAAAAAAAGTATGCATGGAAAAAGGAGAAGACGAAAGGCAACTTAACTTACTTTGAGGAAAGGGAAGATCAATGAGGGATCACTTGGCTTTGGCTGCAATGCAACTGCAACAATAGAAATCATTTGGGGCAAAGATACCAACAGCGTTCTATACCAGATTTCCGCGGCTTCTGATTTTACTACAGGCAAGCCGCACACGGCATTCAAGCTTAGGACGGCCCTTCTTAATTTACAATAGCCCATGgcccaatttttatttttttaagaatataataaaataaaattattataataacagttaaatataaaatcaattcttttaaataagttaaagttaaaacttaaaataatttattttaaataattcgcGTCAGTTACTCAAAACTGCCGCTAAGTGTGAAAATTCACTTTAACATGCAACTGCACAAACGACATTCTTTAAAAACAGACAAAagagcaacattaaaaaaaattaaataactaaattgaacatataaaaggagagaaaaaaaactaaaggaaATCTAATAAGTCAATTCGTCAAGTAATGTGCCTATGAATCAAAACGAAAGAAAGTGAGACCAtattgaataaatcaaataaaaaactgacttaaaaagtaatttaaccttaagtttaacataatattttttattttttaacccccaaaaaaatttaaaaaaatactacctcTACCCGTAAATAATACCAAATAAACCTAGTACCCCTTGAGGTTGATCGTGGAGCTCTTCAGTAAATTAAGCATGTATAacattaaaacaacattttaaaaaagaaatcctCAACTACAGTTATTTTCACATTTAAAGAAAACTTAGAACTAGCAGTCCGCTGCCTACGTGCTTAAAATGTCCACAGGTGTTCCTTATGCACATATGCTTTTGTTcatgaacttaatttgattacaAAATACTTGCTTCACACAGTCATTCTTCTCCAGTTGTTCATAATCAAGTCTTCCCAATTCTCATATATGATTTGATAGGTAAGTAACTCGCAAGTAATTCAATATCTTGCCACTTCAAAATCCAATATGATTTTACAGGCACCCCCCATCACCCCCACCcaccaaaaatttaaaaaaaaaaaatctggaaCATATCAGTGAGACAGGGAATCCATAATGTCTTCCAAAGACAGATATTGGGTTTGACTGTTTGAGAATTCTCTTGTAAGTTGGCACACATTTCATGGAAGATGGCACAAACAAGCATCAGTCAAGCATGTAGATTCTGGAGGCTATGTCCTGGACCAACCAATCAAATCCCTCAAGCAGACCCTCACCAGTGTATGCGCTACAGCCAACTATCTGCCAATGCCGAGAtttatccatggcttccaagTTCAGCACCTGCATTGTTGGAGCACATAAGAAATCTAACAACTTAGAAACAATTGTAACTGGAGTTACTTGTGGTTTCAGGTTCTTGGGATTGGACCcgtttaaaatttagtttctcTGATATTTAGCTCCACTGTGTTTActgaaaataaatagaattcaACTTTAGCTAATACTAATAGagaagtacaaaaaaaaaaaaaaaacttgagcaCTTAAAGTAAATCAGAACTATGAATTCCAAAAATCAGTTCAAATTTGTTGAATCAACTAGGTTGCTTCTCTTAAAGGTATTCATTCAGGGTTTGCACATAAAGTCAAACGAATCCAGTTTACGGACGAAGCgccatataaaattaataaaatgattcaTGGACACCTCTCATCTATTTGACACCTagtgagagaaagagagtggAAAGAGAGGAGTGTAGGTATAGTAGGTGTCTAGGTGGCATGATGTGATAAGGAGAGATAGATACAATGATAAGTGTTAATGAGATATTTATAGTGGAGAGTGgttcatatatgatatataattacTCATAAAATTAAGCTCACCTTAGCTATTTCTTCAGGTGTAAGGGCACCTTTTATGTCCTGTTTATTTGCTAATATCAGTAAAGATGCTCCAGATAGCCTCTGTTAGATTTAGAATAAAAACAATGTTAACACCAAAAGTAAACAAACACCCtacatgaataaaaaagaaaaaaagtaatcatGTAAGCATTCCAAATGGGTAAACAAAAAGCAACAACTACAGTTTACTTTCTTAAACTAACACAAATATTTCTTCAAATTGTCAATGGAGCAAGTGCTCATTGCTATTGCTTTGACACTACTACTACTGTAAATAATCCTTTCAAGTGGCAAAAGCAATGGATCAAGACCAAAAATCTCAAACCATTTACTCAATGCAACGTATTAAGCTTAGACAATATTAGCACAAAACATCAATAGAACCTGATGCCGATCAAATAGAAGTTATAAATTGGTTTGTCTTCCAAAAACATGACTGGCAATCTAAGGGTGCATTTCGGTAAATAACTTAATTAGCATttgccaaataaataaatgcttaGTGCTTACATATGATTCCAATGTAAGCACTTATGTATATGTTACTTTATAATTGAAGaggaaataacattaaattataatttctaagCTGTTTTCATAAGCTATTCTAAAGAGCTCATTGAAATAAACTGAAAACTGTATATGGACATATCATGGCCTATTTTCATAAACTCTCCTAAAACACTTACTCCGAACCCACACTTAGTTATCAACACCAGCAACATTATTGTAAACAACAACCTGTTTATTaataagcaataataaacaTTTGGATAGAACAAACCTCTTCCTTGAGAAGGTTATCGAGCTCGAATTTGCAATCATCCAACCTTCTCAGATCTGAACTGTCAACCACCCAAACCAAACCATCTGTTTGCTCAAAGTAGTTTCTCCAGTAAGATCTTATTGTTTTCTGCCCCCCAACATCCCATATATTTAGAGTATACCTAACAATAATAAGAAGCAAATAATTTCACACTACGCACATAATGATAGCTATTATAATGTGATTGAGTGGTGAAAAGTGAAAATTACTTTTGGTAAGTTATGGTTTTGATGTTGAAGCCGAGCGTGGGACTGATGACGCTGGTGTCCTCTCCGTTTATCTTTAAAACGATTGTGGTTTTCCCAGAATTGTCCAATCCGCTGCAGAATAACAACTGATTCAAGGTGTTAATGTATTATGAATGGAGAGAATCAAAGAGAAATTGGAATTGAAGGAACAACTTACACCATTAGAATTCGCATTTCCTTCTCTTTCCGCTTGATTTTCCTTATGATACTCAGAAGACCCATTTGGCTCCCAAAACTCTTCGACTCGACTTCGAACGTAATTCCACAGCGATAAATCGTTAATAATGTCCAACGGAAGGTGGTTACTGAGTTGTACTTTGCAAATTGCAACGAAcgagttattttaaattattcaggTAAATTGTCAAATTCGTTGTCTTTTGGTCCTACtatattgttattaaattagtaatatttaaagattaatttaataataagttatatttttaaaaattagtttgatattaaattataaaatttaggaactattttgttgttaaattattcgtaagattaatttattatattttttcatatttaaaa contains:
- the LOC100805880 gene encoding ADP-ribosylation factor-like protein 2, giving the protein MGLLSIIRKIKRKEKEMRILMVGLDNSGKTTIVLKINGEDTSVISPTLGFNIKTITYQKYTLNIWDVGGQKTIRSYWRNYFEQTDGLVWVVDSSDLRRLDDCKFELDNLLKEERLSGASLLILANKQDIKGALTPEEIAKVLNLEAMDKSRHWQIVGCSAYTGEGLLEGFDWLVQDIASRIYMLD